The DNA sequence CTTTGATTTTTTTCGAAGTCCTTGCATGTTTTAACTAAATATTATGGATTGGTTGCTGAGAGGTGGTGGGGAAAAGGACCCAAAGGAAAGAAACTTTGGTGTCTTTTTCACTTGTTGTGTTGTCGAGTTTCGGTTCAATTAAGCTGAATTGCCGCATTAGCTGGATGTAGTAGAAAATTCCAATTTCTTGTGCTTCGAAATGGAGAAATCTTTGTTCAAATTCTTGATTCCTTTTCCTGGTACATTCATTTTGTAAGCATTAAAATGAACTTGTGACTCTGAGAAATTTCtgcaaaaaatgaaattgttttaaattttgtttcacTTCACTGCagattttcacttaaaaatgTGGCATTTTGTTTGATTTGAGTTCCTTAATCCgagttttttttcccaaatgtttaaatttatttcaagtGTCAGTATTGATCCTGATGAGGCATAATGTAAATATGGTTCACTTTTAATTGTCTTTGTAGCTACTATAGTTGGTCGATTTTGGGTATAATAGTATTGTACGCGCTTTGAGTTGCTTAAGTATTGATTGTATAGGGAGCGGATATTGAAGTACAGAGATGAGAGCCAGAGGCTGGATCAGTGTACTCGTCTTTATGATTCTTCAGTTTGCAATGATGCATTCGAGCCTGATGCAAGCCGAATTGTTCAGGTCTACTCTTTGATTCGATCCCTTTTATTTTTAGCTGTCTATGATATCTCATTGTTTTCACTGAACCCCGACTTCTgacttgtagttttttttttctttgccattttatataaatatctgtGTCAAACTCTCCtacctactctctctctctctctcttgttccTCCACTCTCTCACTCGCTCTCTATTGTGAGCCTGTGAACTATTGACACTGCTTTCCTGCCAGTGTCATTGCTCGATATGCGACCGCCTACCATACACAGTAGTGCCAATATTGAAGCTGCCCGACGTCACTTTGGCTCTCAAAGAGCCAGCTATATTACCCTCGCCTAAACAGCAGAACTCAACCACCACGCGTCAGCCTTATTCAAGCATGGTGAGCATGATTGAATAACAAATACACATACGATAAGCTGATTGAGGCCATTTGGTAATTGATAGGGtatgaaaattatatgattGTGATCGGTGGAAGTCGTGGTGGCATCTATATGGTGGTAGCTGTTGGGGGTCTCCCCTGATGAGTCTTATTGCATCCATACACGGTAATGGTTATAGGAAGACTGGAAAGTAGATGGCCCGCAATGGGAAACTCATCCCATTCTGCACATTCCAGGAAATGAAATGTGGCCTTTGCTGGGAAGATGTTGCATACTTTCGTATAAAACAAGAAGGTTCAACAAATGGAacccacccgtgggtagcccaagtggtaagggcgaatTTGTGTGCATGAGCCCTTTGTCACAGGTTCGATTTCCCCTGGGATCAAACTACAATTTAAGTTGGAGGCCATGGTGGTGGGTTGTTGTGCTAGTCTTCCtgggggtttaggttccatgggtgagtcctaagggctctgccATGGGGTTGTTccccgtcataaaaaaaaaaaggttcaacaAATGGAAATTAATAACCAAGTCTTATGAGTTCGTTACAAGTGAAGGAAATTGCTTTGGAAAATACAACATTCCTGGGTCTTCTTTAGTTTTAACCAAAGACCTTTTAAGTGTTAATTAATCCAAGCAAATTTGATCATGAAACCTAGTGttgtaggaaaaaaaagaagaaaagaaaaaaaaaaaaaattccttttaaACTCTAGTATTACCAAGACCTTATATATAAGACCTTTCTACTGCAGTACTTATTGCTTTTTACAGTgcttcatgcattttttaactGTGAATATATGGTATGAGATATATTACTCATGTTATTTGCCAGGAACTTGGGGGAGTTAGCTCTGCCATGGAACGACAGAAAGCTGTGCTGCAGGAGCTGATGGCTGTTGTGAAAGATATGTTACGGAACACAGAGGTTGGTATTCGTTCTTTCATGATGCTACGCCCAAGGTTCCTTCATCCAAATACTGGAGGTGCTTCAAATGCCATTGCTCCATCACAAGCTCCCGGAGCGACAGCAGCATCTGGTATGAGTGCAACCTCTATGGTGCCAGTTTTTGATTTCTACAGTGGGGTTCCGAGAAAACCATCCCCCTTTTTACAGCAAACAGTTGCCAGATTTGAGAAGTATCTCGGTGAGTGCCGCCAATGGATTGAAGAATTAGAGCAGCTTCTCCTCTTAGGTTCTGACAGGAACTCTTTCAATCTTGGATACTCATTGTTACAATCTCTTCCGAAAGTCATGTCAAATGTGCATGACTTTTTTCTTCACGTGGCTGCCAAGGTACATCAGCAAATATATTTTTCGTATAggtttacttttgaaaatagagGGTGGCTACATACCTTTCATGTTATCTATTGTTAGGTATTAATGATGATACTGACTTGAAAGCAACTGGAGCTTCCTACAAGCGGTTACCCCATTTTTCCTCTGGGAAAAGAACATTAAGACTCTACCTATGTAACCTATATCacttaaatgttaaatttaggTAATACATTGAccttatttactttttaaaagaaCTAAAAAGCAAATGAAAGAACTAACAAGCAAAGATACATCTCAAGTAAAACAAATACTATGCCATTTTATATTTGATGCCCTATCATTGGAGTTGGTTCTTATGTGTCATTTCAACATATCATATACTTGGTCCCAATTCCAATCCTCCCCTCTTACCCATCCCCCTCCCAAAGAAAAGGAAGCAGCAGAAAACCATGCTCTGGCACATACAAAATGGATCATTATGCTATttcctaatattttgttatgattgttacttatataaaaaaattaattcgtATGATTAATAACAAATGTATTGCAATGTATTCCTTAGGTGGAGAGTATTCATCAGTATATTGAATCCATGAAAGCAGCTTATCTTGCTGATCAGCGCCATCGAGGAGGCTATGGGAATGATCCCTTTCTTGAAGCTGATAGGCGTGAAACAGCAAGACAGGAAGCTGCTGCTAAGAGAGTACATCCAACTTTGCATTTGCCAACAAATTCACAACCATCAACACAAGTTGCAGGGTTGCTTGCCAGCTCCGGGACTCATGGGACATCGGCTTCCCAACAGACATCTGCAGCGACCACATTGGTGTCGTCAGGGAGTGGCTTGTCACTTTTTGGCACACCTACTTCTGCCCCTTCCCCTGTGTCATCTTCTCTGTTTGCGACACCAACCACTTCTGCTCCAGTATCCTCTCTATTCGGATCATCTGGTGCTACTCCACAGACATCCCTTTTTGGTTCTTCGTCAGGATCTTTGTTCGGGTCTGCCTCTACTCCCTCTTTGTTTGCTAGTGGCGCTCCAGCTTTTGGTTCTACCACTCCCTCTGGAAGTTCACTATTTTCAACACCATTTGCTTCAGGTACCTTATCATTTTTTGTTCTACATAAGAATAATTCATGGTCCATTGATAAGATTATTATGGGTTAGTTCCAGTTTACAATCTTGTTTGGGTTGATTATCAGAGTTTAGTTTGAGAAGTTGCACTGGACTTATCTGATTCACATCCTTTGACAgttttcaaatcaaatcataaggaTCTTAATGTCGACATCATCAAGATTGATTTTACatgtttgtattttatttttgtttctaatttctcATAATTGCCTAATTTATTCTCACTTCTTCCCAGGTGCTGCAACAGGTTCTGGGGCCAGCTTTGGGGCTGCATCAGTGAgtaaatttttccttttttttttaatgtttctggAGGAGTTTAATCAATATTGTACTTTTTACTTAAAAGAACCTTAGAAATGTAGGtcgttataaataaattgatcaattttgtttttggtcGAACTGAAGATCAGTTAAGTGGCAAGAAGAGCAACAAACATCAACTTGAAAGAACAGTGTACTTGAATTTAGTTTTAAGTCATGCAGTGCAATCAATTTCTACTACTGTTTGCTGCAGAGCTAATACCATCTGCTCGTCAGCTCAGCTTTATATGATATGATTGATTTCCTAAGAGAACGGTATTCCTCTATTAATGATCTTTTCCACATATCCTATGTTTTTGCAGAAATCATCAAAACCAAAGTCTAGAACTGGTAGAAGGTAGCTTCAGTTCAGTGTTTCTGCAAAGATCTCTCTCAATTGAGCAAAATCAAATTAGCAGATCAAATGTGCTGTGTCATGTCCTACCGGTTCCGCGTTAATCCTGTGTGTTTCCAAAGATGGCAGGGAGATGCTGGGGGATCGGTGTTACTGTAACATTGTAGGGTAAAATCTTCGGGTAAAGTGGTTGTGGATGACTGGATGTGAATGTGAATTCTTAGCCCAAAAGTTTCACCTGCATTTGTCGGGATATTAGAATATGTTCAATAATCTGTTTATccactcttttaattttttattaatatgttttttccttttttcttttctcaaaatttgGGAGTAATAGAGCATGAGTGCAATTgagctttgctactcatcatctttacatactacaaattatatttatttttatatattttttattttatttttcctaaactaattgagttctacttatcatctatatatcatacatttggtaaaagaaaaaaattaaaaattaaaaaatcatgtatggTATGGTATgaaaatgatgagtataatttttcttcttcagaaTGAAACTTCGTAGGATGGTTATCTTGGGTAATTGGCCAGATATTTGTACAGGTTCCAGAATAGAAACTAATTaggtttcgtttatttttataaaacttttgatttcattttatctaatcattataattttatcaaatttttatataaaataaaataaacaattcaactttttaaaattttaaaataaaaataatattaaaaaataatattctaataatattttattcaactttcaatttttatctcaattcatctcatatgcgaaaacaaacgcagtcttaggtcccgtttggttAATAGACTCGATTGAGATCAACtcaatttaatctaattttaagttgagtctaatattcaaatacccaactctcaaattattaaactcacctcaacttaaaatctctttacacgtaagaccaacaacttttttcaatttatcattttttttatatgcgagatccataatttttttcaattttccataaatatatttaaactcatcttaacatctaaatatatttaaattcattttaggtggatctcacaaaactcactctaccatcttaacttattactatttataaaaaatttaactcaactcaacatctaaacgcagctTAAACTTCCATCTATCTACTGAAGTTAGATGTTTTGTGAATTTAGCAATTCTCTTGAGAAAATACACAAGGTAAATATGTTGCCTGACCTTGGGGTTGCTTCTGAAAACCAAGAGTGGTTTTGGCACACTAAAAACCTAAAAAAtgggaattaattaataatgcttATTTATTAAGATGATATTTGATTGTAGGTGATTAATTCTTCACTGTTACCaccacaatatataatataacaaacACAGCCAAACacaattttctataattttattagCGAGCCCTCACTTTGTCGAATAAGTGAAGTACTTAATTTGTAAAGCGTAGATTATTCTTAATTTGTACTCGTCCATGGAGCATGGTGTTGTCACAAAGTCATATCACCAGGGCCGGCCAGCACAATAGATTTTGAAGCTTATGGCGATAAGttaaaatgtgatatttttcttgtgttaaattaattaatttatatctaaaatatattttcatttaaacattattcctctttgttttggaatgcaaaattgttaattaaattttcCAGTAGAAAAGAACggtatgtattatataaaatcttactatatatatatgcctatgAGTATTAATTctagattaaaataatattaacatagaatatataaaagaacCCATGCAATTTAGTAAATTAGCttcacttttatataaaaatgttaacCTGCATATATAGTAACATAAAATGTCTTAATGTTGATAttcaaaatcaagaaataaattataaattagaggaatttaaagaaaaattgtaCATGACGTTCAACTTCAAGCAATGGCCACATCTGTTTATGCGAATAAGATTCATGAATCTGGGTCAACTTACACCAACCCGTGTCTGCGACTTTCCTTAATTTCTTTGGCCACATCTTTGCtcgcttttatttattttgtcttttacGTGTGTGACTTGTACTTGGGTATTTTTAAATTAcgaaaatatctttttaaaatgtATGATTCTACAAATTACACTTTGATTCAACGTGAAGTGTTCTAAAATTGAGTTTTACAAGCAAAGGTATTcttaaatatgagaaatgatacttgcagtcgtgagcgtgcagtcgctgtgcagtcgctttgaaaaaagtgaataaataaggaacccacatgaaaagaaattaattttttaatagtgaaccctactctttttcaaagcgactgcacaacGTTTGCGCATTCtacaactgtatgtagcattacttctTCTGGAATCCACCCAAAACAGTTGCATGAAGTAAAGTCACTTTCGGAATACCTCGAGCCTTTGATGGAATTCATGGCGTCTCCGGCATTAATGGAGGAAAAGGTGGTCCTTGTCGGCCATAGCAATGGAGGTCTCTGCATATCTGTTGCCATGGAAAAGTTTCCTGAGAGAGTCTCCGTTGCAGTGTATGCCACCGCCGTTATGCCAGGTCCCGACTTGAGTATCTTGACGCTAGGCGAAGAGGTAGtactcccatctctctctctctctctctctctctcccaaccTTATGCAGTGACTGTGACTTGGGATTGTCTGCAGACCGTAGATTATTCTTGTGCATGGGGATCCCCTCTATAGTATAGTAGAAGCgaaaatgatcatgatcatccaGTGGAATTTTCTTCCTGCGTGATTgatttggattttcttttcttttcatttatttgtccTGGCTTTTGGCTTTTCGTTTAGATATTGATGGTCAAATGATTAATTTGATGGctcttaatttctttcttgtGTTACGTGCTAATTGGAGTTAGTATCGACACTTCCAAAGACATTGGgcaaagacaaaataaaaaaatcctctctgtttgaaaaatttgattttcatttgaatgatttttatatatattcgttTTGTCGGTCGGTCATATATTTCCATACATATTTGATAAGTGCTAaggttttaaattatataagagtaATCTTACAAAATAATACAGTTTAATGTGATCTAtcggatttattttataataaaaataatttttcagtctgataaatcacatcaagttatatcaatttgtaagattatttttgtataatcacttTATTGTTAGAgtatttatcttcatattttgggTCAAAATCAAACCGTAAGATTTGAAGATGATGTGCATGTGAGATACTAATTAATTTgtgcatgcaattaattaattctatgaCTCAACATCACtagatatatacatgatatttaaaaattcatgctttaaatatatattaactaatttatatatagataaaattcacctatatatatatatctgatacAGCCAGATCGATCTTTAGATCAATTCGTACGTATATAGGTTTGCCTATTTTACAGCTACGTACTTAATTATAATGTCTTTTTGCATATAtggtttggaaaataaaaaatatatatcatgtagtTCAACAGAAGACTGGATTCTTATATGGACACGCAATTTACGTTCGATCAAGGGGAAAACAACCCTCAAACCTCCCTTTTATGGGGTCGCAACTTCATGGCAACCCAGTTTTACCAACTCTCCCAATATTCACATCAATTATCTCATTCATTGTCAGCATTTTCACGCACGTTTTATCCTCATAATCCAGAAAACTTCAAGACAGGTGTGTAATGGTCATATGTACATGATACAaccatttacttttttttcttcctgaGAAAGAAGGAATCTTTTAAGCATAAATTTTGTATTCAATCCGCATAATATTAATGATGTTTTGTCGAATAAAAAGTGTTACaactacaaagagatttcatatataaaagtaaatctataaattgacatgattttatatgatatatacgTTAGATccactttacaataaaagtaactttataatttaatataccacatcaaatcacgtcagtttgaaAATTTACTTATGTGAAATCTTTTTATGGCCAAagctatcatttctctttgcgGATATGCTTGACTACTTTCATTATAAGTTGTGAACAAAATTCTTGTTAATAGTAATTAatgttataattattataagttagttagctaattaattaagttgtcATGCATTTCCTAATATATTGTAcacaatgaaattaattaattactaggATTTGACGCTTGCAATGTCGTTGGTGAGACCTATTCGTCTCTACGGGGATACTGCAACATTGCAAAAAGAAGCAAATCTGAGCAGGGAGAAATACGGGCAAGTTCCTAGAGTTTACATCATTTGTGAAGAAGACAATGTGATGAAGGTGGATTTCCAAAGGTGGATGATTGAGAACAATCCAGCACCGGAGGTGAAGGTAATTGCCGGTTCCGATCACATGGTGATGTTCTCGCAACCGAAGGAGCTGTGCTCCTGCCTCCTTGAAATTGCAGAGAAATATCCTTAAAACTTGCCACTTGCAGCTACCTAGCTTGGGATATATGTTTCGTGGCACAAATAAATTATGACCCGATGGTAATATCCCGTACGTGTGTCTTGAGTACTACAATATGatggcatgcacattatttgaattaattaagaTCTAGTAGGCAATTAacaatttgatttgtaatatttaaattttagaatttatcttCCGAATCAAATAACGTCACGTGGATGATTTGGTATAAATGtcttcaaatagaattattcttgtTAAAAGCAGAGCATAATTTCAAGTGTATTTAGATGTAGATCAGGAGACAATCGCAGAGTTCCTTCGGCTTTGAAAGCATTGCCATGTGATCAGCACCCTCAATCTCCATCACGTCTTTTACCCCACTGTTTTGAATCATCCATCGCTGAAATTCAACAAGTATTGCTAGATCCTCGTCACAAACAACGTAAACTCGTGGAACCGACTCATATCCCTGGTTTGAGAAATACTATGCCTTGGACAAGTCCTCAATAAACAGTGAACTTGGCCTTGTTAAAGTCTTGGTGAGTTCAAGATCCTTCCACAATCACAACCCAATTACACTACTTAGGAAAATAAAGAATCCCAAAATTCTTACAACAATTTGTGATGTAATTAGACCGATCTGTGTCGTGCATGTGTATGGGGTGAGTGAATCCGTCGTCACACAGGTGAGGGCCTGAGTGTGTGAATTTGTTTAGAGTAATGCTGTACCCCTCCTATGATTATATCCCAAAATCCCTCTTTGTAACATTCAATACACTCTATAAATAACCTAcgtattgtatatatattgaaaaaatctcAATGTACTCTCATGGTGTGCAAGACTTTTTCACAAACACCTTCTGTGCAATCTTCTTTATGGTAACAAGTGCCAAGTGAGAGCAAGAGAGTCCTACTCACATGGCTTCCATCTCACTATCTGTGAGTAATTTTGTCACATTTTGTTTAACACGGAAAATATCGCTTGTGGAGGGAACAAATCGTGGCCTTGGCTAAGAGCCAAGACCTTATGGACCATCTTACAAATCTTTCCCCCCCACCTCAGTTCGATGTCCCCACAGACGATACTTCCAAGAGTTCAGTCAAACTTACCTCCAATGGTGCAAATCTGATCGTCTACTTTGTGGCTGGATAATTGACACTCTCAGAAGAATCTCTTGGTCTAGTTGTTGGACTAGACACTGCACAACAAGTTTGGCAAGCCCTTCAAGAGGCCAACGCCCAAAGATCCCAAGAGAGGGAATTCCAATTTACACAGCAGCTTTTACATGCGGAAGGAGGCCACCACACCAATGGCAGATCATCTTCAACACTTCAAAGGGGTATGCGATAATCTAGCTGCAATCGGTTGGCCGGTGAGTGACAAAATGAAGGCTTTCTCCCTCCTCAATAGTCTCAGCCCCAAGTAATGAGCTGTTCACTACATCAATGCTCAAACCACCATGCTGATGTATGGAGAGCTGGTGCCCCTGTTGCAAGGATTCGAGATGCGTTCTTAGTTGCACGAGCCCCTTACTCCTCAGCCCATGGCATTTTATGGCCAAAAGTCCAATCACAGCTTCTCTAAGTGTCAACGAGGTTCCACCCATACCCAGCACAAGACTTTTTCTTCTAAGGGATGTGGCTTCTCACAAGCCAGCCATTCCCCACGTTATAATGCTCAGTCTAGTGGTACCcataatcaaaattataatattgccTGTGACTCAGTTCGTTAAGAGACTTGTCAAATTTGTGGCAAGAAATGACATATTCCTCTGAAATGTTGGCATCGGTTTAATCACAGTCTCCAACCAGATGATATACCTCAAGCCTTGGCCTCTATGGCTCTTCATGATACATTGATATGCCTCCTAATTCCGAATGGATAGCAGACATGGGAGCCTTTGCTCACATGACAAGTAACTCAGGGATGCTCAACAACTTTCGTTGCTATCTTGGCAATGATGTAGTACTTATTGATGATGGTAGTCTTCACGAAATTACACATACTGGGGACACTTATATTGGTTTTGGTGATTCTCGTATTCAGCTTAAAGATGTTTGCTTGTCCCTGATTTAGTGAAAAATATCTTGTCTATTAGTCAACTGACGTCTGACTATCCTTATGCCTGTGAATTTTATGGTATTGGTTTCTCTGTTAAGGAAAGGGCAACCAACTACACACTAATGAACGAACATCGCAAGGGTAATATGTATATTTTGTCCCCACCCACAGAAGCACACTTCTCCATCTGGTTTCGATCGATTTCTGAAAAAGTGTGGCATCAATGGTTGGGACACCCTCAAGCTTCTATGCTTTGCTTAAGGTCTTATCCAGACTCTTGGCAAGAATAAGGGCTCTTCTCTGTGTGAGAATTGCCAACTAGGAAAAATGAGCAATTACCTTTTTCACCTTCACATAGTTATACTTTTAGTATCTTTGATAAACTTTATTGTTGGCAGTGAGTTCACCAACAATCTATTTAATTTGCATCTTCAAAAGCAAGGCATTCTTCACCAATACTCTTGTCCGCATACACCCGAACAAAATGGTTCAGTAGAACGATGTCATCGCACCATCCGTGAACTAGGTATGACTATGTTATTTGGCATACCTAAACGTTTTTTGGTCAAAGCCTTTTCCACTACCATCTTCTTAATTAACCGCCTTCCCTCTACATCCATTGGTTGTCAGTCCCCATTCTCTATATTTTATGGCCACTATCCAGATTATACCTCTCTCAAGGTTTTTGGCTCCAAATGTTACTCTTACACTTGGGAcaccaaacaaaataaattcgacCCAAAAACCCTACCTTGCATTTTTCTGGGCTACAGTGACAAACACCAAGGGTACAAATGCTATCACCCACCATCATGAAAAACCTTTATTTCTCGACATGTTGTTTTTATGAAACTAGTTTTCCATTCAAACAACCCGGTAATCTCCATCTACCCACTTTCGATACTCATGTTTTATCAACTTTTATCGAATGACACTCATCTATCACTAACCCTGTGGATATCCCTAGTGCAGCTCACTTGTAGGTATAAGCTCCACCGGCTCCTTAAACATCCTCGACAATTGATCCCATTCTCATTCCCTCGTTGGCTCCTGACATTGAGCCCTTTTTGCACCCCAACCCCACATCAACTTCATCTCATGGTGACCCCCCTACAACCCTTTGCTTGCTCCACCCATagcttcctcttccccatggACCCCTCCTCCTCACCCCATGGTCACTTGTGCCAAAGTTGGGACTCACAAACCTAATCCCAAATACACAAATATCCATACCCTTATTGACTTTCCCTAAGAGCCCAAGACCGTTTGTTCTGCGCTGAACTATGTCAGGTGGTCTAAGGCTATGTGTGATGAATTACAAGCTCTTCATTACAACAATGACTCACccaaaaatgagtagcacaaaggctatcccaagtgcaggaggatgtcgcataataattaggaataaattcttAAATTGTCTCATCagggaaagttacttaaaatcaaactcgtttaaaatggtgaaaatattcataaagagaaaataaaaatgatggtatgtgtAATAGATGAAAGAGTGCAACAATAATGAAAATGGTACTAGTCATGGagtagattcatatttttggatttttgagcgtcgaaatgaaatgtaaaaaaaactaacaaattgaaattaacaataaaaataaatcaactaaactaaacaatcttaattaatctgaaaaattaaacaataaaacataaattatttaagtcctaattaagctttaatcgatctaatatgcaatggaattgagagattaataaaactaatctaagaattaaactagattagaaagtaattgacaaaatacgaactgaaaattgaaaagcctcaaaatcaagattctagggttcatccttgtatttaaatcacaaattttcaaaattaattcatagtacttgtaatcactgttaaatgaaagtttaaaaaaacgagaaaaataaataacacgaaataaataaacagaaaataaatgcccaaaagtctaagccaaatatctcaaaaataaatcacaaactttaaactaaaattaaataaatagtagatagtgaaaagagcaagccaaatgaatggagatggaggtggtaggcaatggaaGAGGCGGCTGGAGCGGCAATTGGACCCTGTAAGAGTTCTTTAAATGTGCAGCGCTGCTCTAAAAAAgtctccaatttcgtgctaatgatatgcttaaataggataggaaagaaaccctaatttctTCTTATTCTCGCACACAAAATCgtttaaattttaggactcaacttggcagccacatAAGCGCTTCAGtagttcgaatttggaaattcttattaaaagacaactttgtagccctttaagataacTTTCCAATACatcaagaatcgtatcaatccgatatttgagcagaaagttatgattaaaatactaaaatgtgtCCATTCTATCTCCTAATGCATTTTTGGATTCTGatctgaattactctcaaaccccatcattatccttatttgaagagtcttacactcgttgaaagtttttatattGTTCCAATGTCTTGCCCACTTaaaagttctttgaatttgaaattaggaataaaataatagaaaatagaaataaaataaaataagaataataggatatcaaaaatatgttgtgcatgtgaatgaacattgtccaattaaatcacaaattatgaaattaagcataaatcatgctattaaccaatttaaatca is a window from the Juglans regia cultivar Chandler unplaced genomic scaffold, Walnut 2.0 Scaffold_23, whole genome shotgun sequence genome containing:
- the LOC108995367 gene encoding nuclear pore complex protein NUP58, producing the protein MAFSMFSTPQPQQQQQLFQPQAQTFQQSSPFFPQQQQQQQQQQLQLFQPQQQQQQQQQQFQQQQQQQQQQQQQQQQQQQQHLFLFTNDKTPANYSTKWSDLHPESQKILLQIEERILKYRDESQRLDQCTRLYDSSVCNDAFEPDASRIVQELGGVSSAMERQKAVLQELMAVVKDMLRNTEVGIRSFMMLRPRFLHPNTGGASNAIAPSQAPGATAASGMSATSMVPVFDFYSGVPRKPSPFLQQTVARFEKYLGECRQWIEELEQLLLLGSDRNSFNLGYSLLQSLPKVMSNVHDFFLHVAAKVESIHQYIESMKAAYLADQRHRGGYGNDPFLEADRRETARQEAAAKRVHPTLHLPTNSQPSTQVAGLLASSGTHGTSASQQTSAATTLVSSGSGLSLFGTPTSAPSPVSSSLFATPTTSAPVSSLFGSSGATPQTSLFGSSSGSLFGSASTPSLFASGAPAFGSTTPSGSSLFSTPFASGAATGSGASFGAASKSSKPKSRTGRR
- the LOC108999841 gene encoding polyneuridine-aldehyde esterase-like, giving the protein MATSVYANKIHESGITSSGIHPKQLHEVKSLSEYLEPLMEFMASPALMEEKVVLVGHSNGGLCISVAMEKFPERVSVAVYATAVMPGPDLSILTLGEEDLTLAMSLVRPIRLYGDTATLQKEANLSREKYGQVPRVYIICEEDNVMKVDFQRWMIENNPAPEVKVIAGSDHMVMFSQPKELCSCLLEIAEKYP